From a region of the Neodiprion fabricii isolate iyNeoFabr1 chromosome 7, iyNeoFabr1.1, whole genome shotgun sequence genome:
- the LOC124186885 gene encoding TATA-binding protein-associated factor 172 isoform X1 has protein sequence MTSRLDRLFVLLETGSSAITRRAAAQQLGEAQRLHPHELHHLLARVSTLLKSPQWDTRVAAAHAVQAILAQVPQWDPKPLHLNVPDAQLQQDETEDGQVRQFSKVNRLSLRDFDMARVLARSLHLTGSEGSEYDLVVAETSEPPNPQQTEKMFAAKFGLHPRLMGIDTNELFTNDDFAPSVQTSGASQTKMPIDETMCQPSGLSRREMNRARRKARQSISKQRSREPDDMQDHQSSVTSGSNEPYVKRPKQEENATSEASWSGDEGGNWGVPDGTGCWPDTAVEWPLDSFAESLCQDLFSQKWEVRHGAATALRELVRLHGKGAGKSRDQTKEEMEESHRRWVEDAALRLLCVLGLDRFGDFVSDQVVAPVRETCAQALGSLLLLMPCTDNSENRENGQKTIKVEVKTEGDSDKIKEGGALGVLSVVLKLLEHNEWEARHGALLALKYLLAVRDDLLDELLPRAFPAAMHGLADPVDDVGAAAASALIPVAGVLPKLLTPSQLEAVVLRLWELLREQDDLAAACNSFMGLLAAILSLPAAREHLTPQPLSKVLPRLWPFLGHSSSSVRKATLQTLLTLTGDDGNPKDEQDRWGDAGGSVLQEALRQVFQRALVEHVAAIQEVAERVWQNLVVRSDLQLLLHASCPLVSTWLCLAMQPEHVPFSPALLVTATTTQHSSRVTKSCGGNGSDAQSDSSSSGGCGSGGKSASELKVYIGGVETVAPATRRSNVVRARCMAARMLGLLSCYVVRPAPGVIYTADTPSPALCYAKVLLVHLASRSALQRTVAGLTMAHWATLEQPHPPTIPDILKEKLLGCLSECVYYDEIAVTFTRLLQETRDYIATLKHYKLPLKEGTGLDASAISTGVMTLEQITILTGKTVSSLLNLGTAAGSGNTAVKLKPKVLDSLEERRRAIESGATATAMQQHALNITSMAALAGAATMLRCLPGADCPLNPLVKPLMESIKREENDELQSLAARHLAHLIDLCVERKPSPNHKIASNLCMFLCSDPEFTPRIVGDSQPFEGILTLTNRHRHAERVAYNRGGFGGNGGRGPGRPPTTEIPLEELLAYEEPEAKAAKTRRRGATLALTSVTKLLGAQLSSRLPRLWELMLPAALKNSGPDECSYQQDHQEEATQLVSSLQVLETVASSLDASLLPPAIACVPRLCNLLAHPYRAVRHMAARCIAVLGTLRTEEVMRLVVRSVIPLLEPSIEKDSSSTDKVKIIAPAEIDAKRQGAAESLACLVESLGVGIVPYAVLLVVPLLGRMSDQNQAVRLTCSATFATLVQLMPLDPGAIGDPPLLGDEKAQERHFLEQLLNPRSIPDTKLPVPVSAELRAYQHQGLNWLAFLNRYRLHGVLCDDMGLGKTLQTLCMLATDHYHHPQTFPSLVVCPPTLTGHWVYEAEKFFKPKDLSALQYAGPPPEREKLRPRVSRYRLVVASYDIVRKDIEFFESIQWNYCILDEGHIIKNGKTKSAKAAKRLRAHHRLILSGTPVQNDVLELWSLFDFLMPGFLGSEKQFAARYSRPILASREPKAGAKDQEAGALAMEALHRQVLPFLLRRNKEDVLQDLPPKITQDYYCDLSPLQRTLYEDFRTRHSATLTSPAPANNSLGTHVFQALRYLRNVCNHPKLVLTPRHPQYHYVCASLKHQQSSLTDIEHGAKLPALKQLLLDCGIGQQQQQPVSMTAITTTDGQQQQLVSQHRALIFCQLKAMLDIVEKDLLRVHLPTVTYLRLDGSVPASQRHSVVARFNADPSIDVLLLTTQVGGLGLNLTGADTVIFVEHDWNPMKDLQAMDRAHRIGQKKVVNVYRLITRATLEEKIMGLQKFKLLTANTVITTENASMETMGTDQLLDLFSLDTSKDKRVDGQGGSGSVDGSESGFSGIVGVGRSVLESLPDLWEQQQYDDEYDLESFLSTLRGDNQPSPV, from the exons ATGACGTCACG GTTGGATCGACTTTTTGTACTTTTGGAAACTGGATCTAGTGCTATAACTAGAAGAGCCGCAGCTCAACAGCTTGGCGAGGCCCAACGGCTGCATCCGCATGAACTGCATCATCTTTTAGCCAGAGTTTCTACATTATTGAAGTCACCTCAGTGGGATACAAGGGTGGCCGCTGCCCACGCCGTTCAAGCAATACTTGCCCAAGTTCCACAATGGGACCCGAAACCCCTACACCTAAATGTGCCTGACGCCCAACTGCAACAAG ATGAAACCGAGGATGGGCAAGTACGTCAGTTCAGTAAAGTCAACAGACTCAGCTTGCGAGATTTTGATATGGCAAGAGTGTTGGCACGTAGTTTACATTTAACCGGATCTGAGGGTAGCGAGTACGACTTAGTTGTAGCTGAGACAAGTGAGCCGCCCAACCCGCAGcaaacagaaaaaatgtttgccgCAAAATTCGGTCTCCATCCTCGACTTATGGGCATCGATACCAATGAATTATTCACGAATGACGATTTTGCACCATCGGTGCAAACGTCTGGTGCGTCGCAAACAAAAATGCCCATTGACGAGACAATGTGCCAACCCAGTGGTCTTAGCCGTCGAGAAATGAATCGTGCACGGCGTAAG GCACGTCAGTCAATTTCAAAGCAACGTTCCAGGGAGCCCGACGATATGCAAGATCACCAAAGTTCGGTAACAAGCGGCAGTAACGAACCATATGTTAAAAGGccaaaacaagaagaaaacgCAACGTCTGAAGCATCGTGGAGTGGCGATGAGGGAGGAAACTGGGGAGTCCCAGACGGAACCGGATGTTGGCCTGACACTGCTGTCGAGTGGCCGCTCGATTCATTCGCGGAGAGTCTTTGTCAGGACCTGTTCAGCCAGAAATGGGAAGTTCGTCATGGTGCTGCGACAGCGTTGCGTGAACTTGTTCGGCTACATGGAAAAG GTGCCGGCAAGTCACGAGATCAAACAAAAGAAGAGATGGAAGAAAGTCACCGTCGATGGGTAGAAGACGCTGCGTTGCGACTGCTTTGCGTTTTGGGTCTGGACAGATTTGGTGACTTTGTCTCAGATCAAGTCGTAGCTCCAGTTCGTGAGACTTGCGCTCAGGCACTTGGTTCCCTATTATTGTTAATGCCATGTACCGACAATTCAGAAAACCGTGAAAATGGGCAGAAAACAATCAAGGTGGAGGTCAAAACGGAAGGAGATAGTGACAAAATTAAGGAGGGCGGAGCATTGGGGGTTTTGTCCGTTGTCCTGAAACTACTCGAACATAACGAGTGGGAAGCCAGACACGGTGCCCTTTTGGCACTAAAATATTTGCTCGCTGTTCGAGATGATCTTCTCGATGAACTGCTACCAAGGGCATTTCCAGCAGCCATGCACGGGCTCGCCGATCCAGTGGACGACGTTGGTGCTGCGGCGGCAAGTGCTTTGATTCCGGTAGCTGGCGTCTTGCCCAAACTTCTCACACCGTCGCAACTTGAAGCTGTTGTTCTGCGGCTTTGGGAGTTGCTGCGTGAACAGGATGATCTGGCCGCTGCCTGCAACAGCTTCATGGGTCTACTCGCTGCGATTTTATCTTTACCTGCTGCCCGTGAACATCTTACGCCGCAACCTTTATCCAAG GTTTTACCGAGGTTGTGGCCGTTCTTAGGTCACTCAAGTTCGAGCGTGAGAAAAGCCACGTTACAGACGCTGCTTACACTTACGGGAGACGATGGAAATCCGAAAGATGAGCAGGATCGGTGGGGGGACGCCGGTGGCAGCGTTTTGCAGGAAGCTTTGCGTCAGGTGTTTCAGCGCGCATTAGTTGAACACGTGGCTGCTATACAAGAAGTGGCGGAGCGAGTGTGGCAGAATCTCGTCGTACGGAGTGACCTTCAGTTGCTGCTGCACGCTTCCTGTCCTCTCGTTAGCACGTGGCTTTGTCTTGCCATGCAACCAGAACACGTACCGTTTAGTCCCGCTCTGCTGGTGACCGCTACAACAACTCAGCATAGCTCAAG AGTGACAAAAAGTTGCGGTGGTAACGGAAGCGACGCTCAATCCGATTCGAGCAGTAGCGGTGGTTGCGGAAGTGGCGGCAAGTCAGCGTCGGAGTTGAAGGTCTACATAGGGGGTGTAGAAACTGTAGCTCCAGCAACACGTCGATCTAATGTTGTTCGTGCACGTTGTATGGCAGCAAGAATGCTTGGCCTACTTTCATGCTATGTAGTCCGCCCTGCTCCAGGGGTAATTTACACGGCAGATACACCGAGTCCTGCACTTTGCTACGCAAAAGTTCTGCTGGTCCATTTAGCCTCACGATCCGCCCTGCAACGCACGGTCGCGGGACTCACAATGGCCCATTGGGCAACCTTAGAACAACCCCATCCGCCGACGATACCTGATATTCTCAA GGAGAAGCTCTTGGGCTGTCTGAGTGAGTGCGTTTACTACGATGAGATTGCTGTGACCTTCACTCGTTTGCTACAAGAGACGCGTGACTATATCGCTACTTTAAAGCACTACAAGTTGCCGCTCAAGGAAGGAACCGGTCTCGATGCATCAGCAATAAGTACAGGGGTGATGACTCTTGAGCAAATCACTATACTTACGGGGAAAACTGTTTCGAGCCTGTTAAACTTGGGAACTGCTGCTGGGAGCGGCAATACCGCAGTGAAATTGAAACCCAAAGTGTTGGACAGTTTGGAGGAACGAAGACGTGCCATAGAATCAGGTGCTACTGCAACTGCGATGCAACAGCATGCGCTCAATATAACATCCATGGCAGCGCTCGCAGGAGCTGCGACAATGCTGCGCTGTCTTCCGGGCGCAGATTGCCCCCTGAACCCTCTCGTAAAGCCGCTCATGGAATCGATAAAGCGGgaagaaaatgatgaattgCAAAGTCTTGCTGCACGCCATCTCGCACACCTCATAGATCTCTGCGTGGAAAGGAAACCCTCTCCAAATCACaaa ATTGCTTCAAACTTGTGTATGTTTCTTTGCTCGGATCCGGAGTTTACACCACGGATAGTAGGGGACAGTCAGCCATTTGAGGGTATTCTCACATTGACGAACAGACATCGACACGCAGAAAGAGTTGCTTACAATCGTGGTGGTTTTGGGGGTAACGGAGGTCGCGGTCCTGGGAGACCACCGACAACGGAAATACCTCTCGAAGAGTTACTAGCATATGAAGAACCGGAAGCGAAGGCGGCGAAAACTCGTCGCCGTGGTGCAACCTTGGCGCTTACTTCCGTAACAAAGTTACTTGGAGCCCAGCTATCTTCGCGTCTACCACGTCTCTGGGAATTGATGTTACCAGCGGCTCTCAAAAACTCTGGTCCCGACGAATGTTCCTATCAGCAAGACCATCAGGAAGAAGCGACTCAATTGGTGTCCAGTCTTCAAGTACTGGAAACAGTCGCCTCAAGTCTTGACGCGTCCCTTTTACCGCCCGCGATTGCATGTGTACCACGACTTTGCAATCTTTTGGCACACCCTTACAGAGCTGTCAGACACATGGCTGCCCGTTGCATTGCTGTATTAGGCACTCTGCGCACCGAAGAG GTAATGAGGCTGGTAGTTCGAAGCGTAATACCACTCTTAGAGCCGAGTATTGAGAAAGACAGTTCAAGTACGGATAAAGTCAAGATAATAGCCCCTGCTGAAATAGATGCTAAACGTCAAGGAGCAGCCGAATCACTCGCTTGTTTGGTGGAGAGCTTAGGCGTAGGGATTGTTCCATATGCTGTTCTTCTCGTTGTACCTTTACTTGGGCGAATGAGTGATCAAAATCAAGCTGTACGCCTCACCTGCAGCGCAACCTTTGCGACTCTTGTTCAACTCATGCCACTCGATCCTGGAGCAATTGGAGATCCACCCCTACTTGG TGATGAAAAAGCTCAAGAAAGACATTTTCTGGAACAACTACTAAATCCACGAAGCATTCCTGATACTAAATTGCCGGTCCCAGTGTCGGCTGAACTACGTGCTTATCAACACCAGGGATTAAATTGGCTTGCCTTTTTGAACCGTTACCGGCTCCATGGAGTTTTGTGCGACGACATGGGTCTCGGAAAGACTTTGCAGACATTGTGCATGTTGGCCACCGATCACTATCATCATCCGCAAACATTTCCGAGTCTCGTTGTTTGCCCGCCTACTTTGACTGGCCACTGGGTTTACGAGgctgaaaaattcttcaaaccaAAGGATCTGTCAGCCTTGCAATACGCCGGACCACCACCGGAACGTGAAAAGTTACGTCCACGGGTATCTCGGTACCGGTTAGTTGTCGCCAGCTACGATATCGTAAGGAaagatattgaatttttcgaatccaTTCAATGGAATTATTGTATACTCGACGAGGGACACATTATTAAAAATGGGAAAACAAAAAGTGCGAAAGCTGCCAAACGGCTCAGGGCACATCATCGTCTGATACTCTCCGGCACACCGGTGCAAAATGATGTCCTCGAGTTATGGTCTCTTTTCGACTTTCTCATGCCTGGATTCCTTGGTAGTGAGAAACAGTTTGCAGCACGTTATTCACGACCTATATTAGCTAGCCGAGAACCGAAAGCAGGAGCAAAAGATCAGGAAGCAGGCGCGTTGGCTATGGAAGCACTCCATCGTCAG GTGTTACCTTTTTTACTGAGGCGCAACAAAGAGGATGTATTGCAAGACCTACCTCCGAAAATTACTCAGGATTACTACTGCGACCTGTCCCCGTTACAACGTACTCTCTACGAAGATTTCCGTACCCGACATTCCGCGACTCTTACCAGCCCAGCGCCGGCTAATAATTCATTGGGTACACACGTTTTCCAGGCTCTACGTTATCTCCGAAATGTCTGCAATCATCCAAAATTAGTGCTTACCCCGCGGCATCCGCAATATCATTAC GTATGCGCTTCACTTAAGCATCAACAGAGTTCTCTCACCGACATCGAACACGGTGCCAAACTTCCCGCACTGAAGCAACTCTTGCTAGATTGCGGTATCGgtcagcaacagcagcaaccaGTCTCAATGACTGCTATAACGACGACTGATGGCCAGCAGCAACAATTGGTCAGCCAGCATCGAGCCCTGATCTTCTGCCAGCTAAAAGCTATGCTGGATATCGTGGAAAAAGACTTGCTGCGAGTTCATTTACCCACAGTTACCTATTTACGTCTTGACGGAAGCGTACCGGCGTCACAACGCCATTCTGTTGTTGCCCGTTTCAACGCCGATCCGTCGATCGACGTTTTACTTTTAACTACTCAAGTCGGCGGTCTGGGATTGAATCTAACCGGAGCAGATACAGTGATATTCGTTGAGCACGACTGGAATCCAATGAAAGATCTACAGGCAATGGATCGAGCGCATCGTATCGGACAGAAGAAAGTTGTCAATGTTTATCGATTGATTACGAGGGCAACACTCGAAGAAAAGATCATGGGATTGCAAAAGTTCAAACTTCTCACTGCCAACACTGTCATCACGACGGAAAACGCATCTATGGAGACCATGGGAACAGATCAG TTACTGGACCTGTTCTCGTTGGACACTAGCAAGGATAAAAGGGTGGATGGACAGGGAGGTTCTGGTAGTGTTGATGGAAGTGAGTCTGGATTTTCCGGCATCGTTGGAGTTGGTCGTTCTGTGTTAGAAAGTCTCCCAGATCTTTGGGAGCAGCAACAGTACGATGACGAATACGATCTTGAGTCTTTCCTTTCAACGCTACGTGGTGATAATCAACCAAGTCCTGTTTAG
- the LOC124186885 gene encoding TATA-binding protein-associated factor 172 isoform X2 produces MQDHQSSVTSGSNEPYVKRPKQEENATSEASWSGDEGGNWGVPDGTGCWPDTAVEWPLDSFAESLCQDLFSQKWEVRHGAATALRELVRLHGKGAGKSRDQTKEEMEESHRRWVEDAALRLLCVLGLDRFGDFVSDQVVAPVRETCAQALGSLLLLMPCTDNSENRENGQKTIKVEVKTEGDSDKIKEGGALGVLSVVLKLLEHNEWEARHGALLALKYLLAVRDDLLDELLPRAFPAAMHGLADPVDDVGAAAASALIPVAGVLPKLLTPSQLEAVVLRLWELLREQDDLAAACNSFMGLLAAILSLPAAREHLTPQPLSKVLPRLWPFLGHSSSSVRKATLQTLLTLTGDDGNPKDEQDRWGDAGGSVLQEALRQVFQRALVEHVAAIQEVAERVWQNLVVRSDLQLLLHASCPLVSTWLCLAMQPEHVPFSPALLVTATTTQHSSRVTKSCGGNGSDAQSDSSSSGGCGSGGKSASELKVYIGGVETVAPATRRSNVVRARCMAARMLGLLSCYVVRPAPGVIYTADTPSPALCYAKVLLVHLASRSALQRTVAGLTMAHWATLEQPHPPTIPDILKEKLLGCLSECVYYDEIAVTFTRLLQETRDYIATLKHYKLPLKEGTGLDASAISTGVMTLEQITILTGKTVSSLLNLGTAAGSGNTAVKLKPKVLDSLEERRRAIESGATATAMQQHALNITSMAALAGAATMLRCLPGADCPLNPLVKPLMESIKREENDELQSLAARHLAHLIDLCVERKPSPNHKIASNLCMFLCSDPEFTPRIVGDSQPFEGILTLTNRHRHAERVAYNRGGFGGNGGRGPGRPPTTEIPLEELLAYEEPEAKAAKTRRRGATLALTSVTKLLGAQLSSRLPRLWELMLPAALKNSGPDECSYQQDHQEEATQLVSSLQVLETVASSLDASLLPPAIACVPRLCNLLAHPYRAVRHMAARCIAVLGTLRTEEVMRLVVRSVIPLLEPSIEKDSSSTDKVKIIAPAEIDAKRQGAAESLACLVESLGVGIVPYAVLLVVPLLGRMSDQNQAVRLTCSATFATLVQLMPLDPGAIGDPPLLGDEKAQERHFLEQLLNPRSIPDTKLPVPVSAELRAYQHQGLNWLAFLNRYRLHGVLCDDMGLGKTLQTLCMLATDHYHHPQTFPSLVVCPPTLTGHWVYEAEKFFKPKDLSALQYAGPPPEREKLRPRVSRYRLVVASYDIVRKDIEFFESIQWNYCILDEGHIIKNGKTKSAKAAKRLRAHHRLILSGTPVQNDVLELWSLFDFLMPGFLGSEKQFAARYSRPILASREPKAGAKDQEAGALAMEALHRQVLPFLLRRNKEDVLQDLPPKITQDYYCDLSPLQRTLYEDFRTRHSATLTSPAPANNSLGTHVFQALRYLRNVCNHPKLVLTPRHPQYHYVCASLKHQQSSLTDIEHGAKLPALKQLLLDCGIGQQQQQPVSMTAITTTDGQQQQLVSQHRALIFCQLKAMLDIVEKDLLRVHLPTVTYLRLDGSVPASQRHSVVARFNADPSIDVLLLTTQVGGLGLNLTGADTVIFVEHDWNPMKDLQAMDRAHRIGQKKVVNVYRLITRATLEEKIMGLQKFKLLTANTVITTENASMETMGTDQLLDLFSLDTSKDKRVDGQGGSGSVDGSESGFSGIVGVGRSVLESLPDLWEQQQYDDEYDLESFLSTLRGDNQPSPV; encoded by the exons ATGCAAGATCACCAAAGTTCGGTAACAAGCGGCAGTAACGAACCATATGTTAAAAGGccaaaacaagaagaaaacgCAACGTCTGAAGCATCGTGGAGTGGCGATGAGGGAGGAAACTGGGGAGTCCCAGACGGAACCGGATGTTGGCCTGACACTGCTGTCGAGTGGCCGCTCGATTCATTCGCGGAGAGTCTTTGTCAGGACCTGTTCAGCCAGAAATGGGAAGTTCGTCATGGTGCTGCGACAGCGTTGCGTGAACTTGTTCGGCTACATGGAAAAG GTGCCGGCAAGTCACGAGATCAAACAAAAGAAGAGATGGAAGAAAGTCACCGTCGATGGGTAGAAGACGCTGCGTTGCGACTGCTTTGCGTTTTGGGTCTGGACAGATTTGGTGACTTTGTCTCAGATCAAGTCGTAGCTCCAGTTCGTGAGACTTGCGCTCAGGCACTTGGTTCCCTATTATTGTTAATGCCATGTACCGACAATTCAGAAAACCGTGAAAATGGGCAGAAAACAATCAAGGTGGAGGTCAAAACGGAAGGAGATAGTGACAAAATTAAGGAGGGCGGAGCATTGGGGGTTTTGTCCGTTGTCCTGAAACTACTCGAACATAACGAGTGGGAAGCCAGACACGGTGCCCTTTTGGCACTAAAATATTTGCTCGCTGTTCGAGATGATCTTCTCGATGAACTGCTACCAAGGGCATTTCCAGCAGCCATGCACGGGCTCGCCGATCCAGTGGACGACGTTGGTGCTGCGGCGGCAAGTGCTTTGATTCCGGTAGCTGGCGTCTTGCCCAAACTTCTCACACCGTCGCAACTTGAAGCTGTTGTTCTGCGGCTTTGGGAGTTGCTGCGTGAACAGGATGATCTGGCCGCTGCCTGCAACAGCTTCATGGGTCTACTCGCTGCGATTTTATCTTTACCTGCTGCCCGTGAACATCTTACGCCGCAACCTTTATCCAAG GTTTTACCGAGGTTGTGGCCGTTCTTAGGTCACTCAAGTTCGAGCGTGAGAAAAGCCACGTTACAGACGCTGCTTACACTTACGGGAGACGATGGAAATCCGAAAGATGAGCAGGATCGGTGGGGGGACGCCGGTGGCAGCGTTTTGCAGGAAGCTTTGCGTCAGGTGTTTCAGCGCGCATTAGTTGAACACGTGGCTGCTATACAAGAAGTGGCGGAGCGAGTGTGGCAGAATCTCGTCGTACGGAGTGACCTTCAGTTGCTGCTGCACGCTTCCTGTCCTCTCGTTAGCACGTGGCTTTGTCTTGCCATGCAACCAGAACACGTACCGTTTAGTCCCGCTCTGCTGGTGACCGCTACAACAACTCAGCATAGCTCAAG AGTGACAAAAAGTTGCGGTGGTAACGGAAGCGACGCTCAATCCGATTCGAGCAGTAGCGGTGGTTGCGGAAGTGGCGGCAAGTCAGCGTCGGAGTTGAAGGTCTACATAGGGGGTGTAGAAACTGTAGCTCCAGCAACACGTCGATCTAATGTTGTTCGTGCACGTTGTATGGCAGCAAGAATGCTTGGCCTACTTTCATGCTATGTAGTCCGCCCTGCTCCAGGGGTAATTTACACGGCAGATACACCGAGTCCTGCACTTTGCTACGCAAAAGTTCTGCTGGTCCATTTAGCCTCACGATCCGCCCTGCAACGCACGGTCGCGGGACTCACAATGGCCCATTGGGCAACCTTAGAACAACCCCATCCGCCGACGATACCTGATATTCTCAA GGAGAAGCTCTTGGGCTGTCTGAGTGAGTGCGTTTACTACGATGAGATTGCTGTGACCTTCACTCGTTTGCTACAAGAGACGCGTGACTATATCGCTACTTTAAAGCACTACAAGTTGCCGCTCAAGGAAGGAACCGGTCTCGATGCATCAGCAATAAGTACAGGGGTGATGACTCTTGAGCAAATCACTATACTTACGGGGAAAACTGTTTCGAGCCTGTTAAACTTGGGAACTGCTGCTGGGAGCGGCAATACCGCAGTGAAATTGAAACCCAAAGTGTTGGACAGTTTGGAGGAACGAAGACGTGCCATAGAATCAGGTGCTACTGCAACTGCGATGCAACAGCATGCGCTCAATATAACATCCATGGCAGCGCTCGCAGGAGCTGCGACAATGCTGCGCTGTCTTCCGGGCGCAGATTGCCCCCTGAACCCTCTCGTAAAGCCGCTCATGGAATCGATAAAGCGGgaagaaaatgatgaattgCAAAGTCTTGCTGCACGCCATCTCGCACACCTCATAGATCTCTGCGTGGAAAGGAAACCCTCTCCAAATCACaaa ATTGCTTCAAACTTGTGTATGTTTCTTTGCTCGGATCCGGAGTTTACACCACGGATAGTAGGGGACAGTCAGCCATTTGAGGGTATTCTCACATTGACGAACAGACATCGACACGCAGAAAGAGTTGCTTACAATCGTGGTGGTTTTGGGGGTAACGGAGGTCGCGGTCCTGGGAGACCACCGACAACGGAAATACCTCTCGAAGAGTTACTAGCATATGAAGAACCGGAAGCGAAGGCGGCGAAAACTCGTCGCCGTGGTGCAACCTTGGCGCTTACTTCCGTAACAAAGTTACTTGGAGCCCAGCTATCTTCGCGTCTACCACGTCTCTGGGAATTGATGTTACCAGCGGCTCTCAAAAACTCTGGTCCCGACGAATGTTCCTATCAGCAAGACCATCAGGAAGAAGCGACTCAATTGGTGTCCAGTCTTCAAGTACTGGAAACAGTCGCCTCAAGTCTTGACGCGTCCCTTTTACCGCCCGCGATTGCATGTGTACCACGACTTTGCAATCTTTTGGCACACCCTTACAGAGCTGTCAGACACATGGCTGCCCGTTGCATTGCTGTATTAGGCACTCTGCGCACCGAAGAG GTAATGAGGCTGGTAGTTCGAAGCGTAATACCACTCTTAGAGCCGAGTATTGAGAAAGACAGTTCAAGTACGGATAAAGTCAAGATAATAGCCCCTGCTGAAATAGATGCTAAACGTCAAGGAGCAGCCGAATCACTCGCTTGTTTGGTGGAGAGCTTAGGCGTAGGGATTGTTCCATATGCTGTTCTTCTCGTTGTACCTTTACTTGGGCGAATGAGTGATCAAAATCAAGCTGTACGCCTCACCTGCAGCGCAACCTTTGCGACTCTTGTTCAACTCATGCCACTCGATCCTGGAGCAATTGGAGATCCACCCCTACTTGG TGATGAAAAAGCTCAAGAAAGACATTTTCTGGAACAACTACTAAATCCACGAAGCATTCCTGATACTAAATTGCCGGTCCCAGTGTCGGCTGAACTACGTGCTTATCAACACCAGGGATTAAATTGGCTTGCCTTTTTGAACCGTTACCGGCTCCATGGAGTTTTGTGCGACGACATGGGTCTCGGAAAGACTTTGCAGACATTGTGCATGTTGGCCACCGATCACTATCATCATCCGCAAACATTTCCGAGTCTCGTTGTTTGCCCGCCTACTTTGACTGGCCACTGGGTTTACGAGgctgaaaaattcttcaaaccaAAGGATCTGTCAGCCTTGCAATACGCCGGACCACCACCGGAACGTGAAAAGTTACGTCCACGGGTATCTCGGTACCGGTTAGTTGTCGCCAGCTACGATATCGTAAGGAaagatattgaatttttcgaatccaTTCAATGGAATTATTGTATACTCGACGAGGGACACATTATTAAAAATGGGAAAACAAAAAGTGCGAAAGCTGCCAAACGGCTCAGGGCACATCATCGTCTGATACTCTCCGGCACACCGGTGCAAAATGATGTCCTCGAGTTATGGTCTCTTTTCGACTTTCTCATGCCTGGATTCCTTGGTAGTGAGAAACAGTTTGCAGCACGTTATTCACGACCTATATTAGCTAGCCGAGAACCGAAAGCAGGAGCAAAAGATCAGGAAGCAGGCGCGTTGGCTATGGAAGCACTCCATCGTCAG GTGTTACCTTTTTTACTGAGGCGCAACAAAGAGGATGTATTGCAAGACCTACCTCCGAAAATTACTCAGGATTACTACTGCGACCTGTCCCCGTTACAACGTACTCTCTACGAAGATTTCCGTACCCGACATTCCGCGACTCTTACCAGCCCAGCGCCGGCTAATAATTCATTGGGTACACACGTTTTCCAGGCTCTACGTTATCTCCGAAATGTCTGCAATCATCCAAAATTAGTGCTTACCCCGCGGCATCCGCAATATCATTAC GTATGCGCTTCACTTAAGCATCAACAGAGTTCTCTCACCGACATCGAACACGGTGCCAAACTTCCCGCACTGAAGCAACTCTTGCTAGATTGCGGTATCGgtcagcaacagcagcaaccaGTCTCAATGACTGCTATAACGACGACTGATGGCCAGCAGCAACAATTGGTCAGCCAGCATCGAGCCCTGATCTTCTGCCAGCTAAAAGCTATGCTGGATATCGTGGAAAAAGACTTGCTGCGAGTTCATTTACCCACAGTTACCTATTTACGTCTTGACGGAAGCGTACCGGCGTCACAACGCCATTCTGTTGTTGCCCGTTTCAACGCCGATCCGTCGATCGACGTTTTACTTTTAACTACTCAAGTCGGCGGTCTGGGATTGAATCTAACCGGAGCAGATACAGTGATATTCGTTGAGCACGACTGGAATCCAATGAAAGATCTACAGGCAATGGATCGAGCGCATCGTATCGGACAGAAGAAAGTTGTCAATGTTTATCGATTGATTACGAGGGCAACACTCGAAGAAAAGATCATGGGATTGCAAAAGTTCAAACTTCTCACTGCCAACACTGTCATCACGACGGAAAACGCATCTATGGAGACCATGGGAACAGATCAG TTACTGGACCTGTTCTCGTTGGACACTAGCAAGGATAAAAGGGTGGATGGACAGGGAGGTTCTGGTAGTGTTGATGGAAGTGAGTCTGGATTTTCCGGCATCGTTGGAGTTGGTCGTTCTGTGTTAGAAAGTCTCCCAGATCTTTGGGAGCAGCAACAGTACGATGACGAATACGATCTTGAGTCTTTCCTTTCAACGCTACGTGGTGATAATCAACCAAGTCCTGTTTAG